One segment of Nyctibius grandis isolate bNycGra1 chromosome 11, bNycGra1.pri, whole genome shotgun sequence DNA contains the following:
- the ICE2 gene encoding little elongation complex subunit 2 isoform X1: MRFLEGLAKMAAIEQLLTWDISPKNGSEVFFSHEIYDKYSLAPSLSELWHLSNREAKKNVEALANSSENRQTCSIQAAGPVEVEAKSTTDDHPFPEPRLPYPFTSCLTEKEQKTYLHLMTKYSKKINHFQLNVASQRELFTYLQMKEVVNNEIAEFMKFAQNAAKSCAQDYDAISEDALHYTEELLRACIGHVQKYPEFYTLQEIMSIMGGKFHTQLTFRLEKNLLVMGTARRGKTDFPTVPVQLPTDYKTVTSIITPEKKASIMHDDISSDSNAEKLALKYCPQVVLSNQSLFTLLNNHGLNYKEQWEIPVCIKMIPVAGSEPAKVVYVDSPLLRKQMTVRERNQIFHEIPMDFLATKTSYVSISDVLMDKPAEDSLFQWDMSSDTYQYRKIPLPDDTGMDFDDDVTELETFGATVKLSRTSKMESTFPTVSNTAKVLSHGLKMGKKNASTINSGGEEEKNTISEQGVSACASMQLPSLDGILCFSPEENSSHKSFNSEEGGLNKAQHVMAKEVSGNETKLNTQSNAVNYKKESDAAQKNETYTSLCSSDTDEERLIIDTECKNTDCCKATVPNAISHTSAETAKSPSPTRIPLASMTDSSGVTDQGKNASRKPTRKLSKEFDPVGQILKMQTELLKSPSQKAHEQPVVSCDNSNVTPAHVPQSPKPLVTSSTETVPASASNPNSSSRNTWTWLFQGVPKRKLPNELQMLEEDPSEYKAPQDGNLVYKLFSLNDLLLLVRCSVQKVKSLPRYHKKKKAQKLTPIFLLPKLEYQAYYGVEALTESEVCQLWTESMLHSECLFYIGRIDAFTSKLIMLEKISPEILREKLGLIKPANSLNILHHILKKVSDLQEGSYLLTHTAGDSSVAIYKSSLDKTTRASYNLHKAHCDLPTVPATLSVPWVPLDPSLPLPYHMQHGRVPCTFPPAPQDGMWKQKKTGVKGQSDTPYEEKPVAMETKGNPAKPVRNEGVAAKKLKKNYCKQRMMKKKWKMKYNKMQLK, from the exons agaggcaaagaaaaatgtggagGCATTGGCAAActcttcagaaaacagacagaCTTGTAGCATACAGGCTGCAGGTCCAGTTGAGGTGGAGGCTAAAAGCACAACTGATGATCATCCTTTTCCAGAACCTAGACTCCCCTACCCATTTACCTCTTGTCTGACtgagaaggaacagaaaacatatttacatTTGATGACTAAgtactcaaaaaaaataaaccattttcaACTTAATGTGGCAAGTCAAAGAGAATTATTCACGTATCTG cAAATGAAAGAAGTAGTAAACAATGAAATTGCAGAATTTATGAAATTTGCCCAAAACGCTGCAAAAAGCTGCGCCCAAGATTATGATGCCATCTCTGAAGATGCACTGCATTATACTGAG GAATTATTACGTGCTTGTATTGGACATGTGCAAAAGTATCCTGAGTTCTACACGCTCCAGGAGATCATGAGTATTATGGGAGGAAAGTTTCATACACAGTTGACCTTtaggctggaaaaaaatcttcttgtAATG GGTACAGCAAGACGTGGTAAAACAGATTTCCCTACCGTGCCTGTTCAACTGCCCACAGATTATAAAACTGTTACATCTATTAtaactccagaaaaaaaagcttctattATGCATGAC gaTATTAGTTCAgattcaaatgcagaaaaacttgCTTTGAAGTACTGTCCTCAAGTTGTTTTAAGTAATCAATCATTATTTACTTTACTGAATAATCATGGACTGAACTACAAGGAACAATGGGAAATTCCAGTTTGTATTAAGATGATCCCTGTTGCAG GTAGCGAACCAGCTAAAGTGGTTTATGTTGATTCACCCCTGCTGAGAAAGCAAATGACAGTAAGAGAGAGGAACCAAATCTTCCATGAAATTCCAATGGACTTCCTAGCAACTAAAACGTCTTATGTTTCAATTTCTGATGTGTTGATGGACAAACCAGCTGAGGACAGTCTGTTTCAGTGGGAT ATGTCTTCTGATACGTACCAGTACAGGAAGATTCCTCTTCCAGATGACACAGGGATGGACTTTGATGATGATGTTACGGAACTGGAAACTTTCGGAGCAACTGTCAAGCTCTCAAGAACTTCTAAGATGGAAAGTACTTTTCCTACAGTTAGTAACACTGCTAAAGTTTTATCACATGgcctaaaaatggggaaaaaaaatgcatccaCCATAAACAGTGGaggtgaagaagagaaaaacaccaTTTCTGAGCAGGGAGTTTCAGCATGTGCCAGCATGCAGCTTCCATCATTAGATGGCATTCTATGCTTCAGCCCTGAAGAAAATTCATCTCATAAAAGCTTTAATTCAGAGGAGGGAGGACTCAACAAAGCACAGCATGTCATGGCCAAAGAAGTATCGGGCAATGAAACAAAGTTAAATACTCAGTCTAATGCTGTTAATTACAAGAAAGAATCTGATGCTGCACAAAAAAATGAGACTTACACTTCTTTATGCAGTAGTGACACAGATGAAGAGCGTTTAATAATTGATACAGAATGTAAAAACACTGATTGTTGCAAAGCAACTGTACCAAACGCTATTTCTCATACTTCAGCAGAGACTGCCAAATCACCTTCCCCCACCCGGATTCCATTAGCAAGCATGACTGATTCCTCAGGTGTCACGGATCAGGGAAAAAATGCCTCCAGAAAGCCTACAAGAAAGTTGTCCAAAGAATTTGATCCTGTTggacagattttgaaaatgcaaactGAACTTCTCAAGTCGCCTTCCCAAAAAGCTCACGAGCAGCCAGTGGTGAGCTGTGATAATTCTAATGTTACGCCAGCCCATGTGCCTCAATCTCCAAAACCACTGGTGACCTCCAGCACAGAAACTGTGCCAGCCTCTGCCTCAAATCCCAACAGCTCGTCTAGGAATACCTGGACTTGGCTTTTTCAGGGAGTGCCAAAGA GAAAGCTGCCAAATGAACTTCAGATGCTTGAAGAAGACCCTTCAGAGTATAAAGCACCTCAGGATGGCAACCTTGTGTATAAGCTGTTCAGTCTGAATGATCTGTTGTTACTTGTGCGTTGCAGTGTGCAAAAAGTGAAGTCATTGCCACGataccataaaaagaaaaaagcccaaaag CTTACTCCAATATTCCTGTTGCCAAAACTAGAATACCAAGCCTATTACGGTGTTGAAGCTCTTACAGAAAGTGAAGTATGTCAGTTGTGGACAGAGAGTATGTTGCATTCGGAATGCTTATTTTATATTG GACGCATTGATGCTTTTACATCAAAGCTTATTATGCTAGAAAAGATTTCTCCAgaaattttaagagaaaaacttGGATTGATTAA GCCTGCAAATTCGTTAAATATACTTCATCACATTTTGAAGAAAGTGTCTGA TTTGCAGGAGGGCTCTTATTTATTGACTCATACTGCAGGAGATTCATCAGTTGCAATTTACAAGAGTTCTCTTGACAAGACAACAAGAGCATCATATAACTTACATAAAGCTCATTGTGATCTGCCTACTGTACCTGCCACTCTTTCAGTCCCATGGGTGCCACTAGATCCCAGTCTCCCTTTGCCCTATCACATGCAGCATGGAAGAGTTCCATGCACCTTTCCACCTGCACCCCAGGACGGCATGTGGAAACAGAAG AAGACTGGGGTGAAAGGACAATCAGACACACCCTATGAGGAAAAGCCAGTAGCTATGGAAACAAAAGGCAATCCAGCTAAGCCTGTTAGAAATGAAGGTGTGGCTGcaaagaagctgaagaagaaTTACTGCAAACAAAgaatgatgaagaaaaagtggaaaatgaaGTACaacaaaatgcagctgaagTAG
- the ICE2 gene encoding little elongation complex subunit 2 isoform X3 has product MRFLEGLAKMAAIEQLLTWDISPKNGSEVFFSHEIYDKYSLAPSLSELWHLSNREAKKNVEALANSSENRQTCSIQAAGPVEVEAKSTTDDHPFPEPRLPYPFTSCLTEKEQKTYLHLMTKYSKKINHFQLNVASQRELFTYLQMKEVVNNEIAEFMKFAQNAAKSCAQDYDAISEDALHYTEELLRACIGHVQKYPEFYTLQEIMSIMGGKFHTQLTFRLEKNLLVMGTARRGKTDFPTVPVQLPTDYKTVTSIITPEKKASIMHDDISSDSNAEKLALKYCPQVVLSNQSLFTLLNNHGLNYKEQWEIPVCIKMIPVAGSEPAKVVYVDSPLLRKQMTVRERNQIFHEIPMDFLATKTSYVSISDVLMDKPAEDSLFQWDMSSDTYQYRKIPLPDDTGMDFDDDVTELETFGATVKLSRTSKMESTFPTVSNTAKVLSHGLKMGKKNASTINSGGEEEKNTISEQGVSACASMQLPSLDGILCFSPEENSSHKSFNSEEGGLNKAQHVMAKEVSGNETKLNTQSNAVNYKKESDAAQKNETYTSLCSSDTDEERLIIDTECKNTDCCKATVPNAISHTSAETAKSPSPTRIPLASMTDSSGVTDQGKNASRKPTRKLSKEFDPVGQILKMQTELLKSPSQKAHEQPVVSCDNSNVTPAHVPQSPKPLVTSSTETVPASASNPNSSSRNTWTWLFQGVPKRKLPNELQMLEEDPSEYKAPQDGNLVYKLFSLNDLLLLVRCSVQKVKSLPRYHKKKKAQKNTKPITVLKLLQKVKYVSCGQRVCCIRNAYFILDALMLLHQSLLC; this is encoded by the exons agaggcaaagaaaaatgtggagGCATTGGCAAActcttcagaaaacagacagaCTTGTAGCATACAGGCTGCAGGTCCAGTTGAGGTGGAGGCTAAAAGCACAACTGATGATCATCCTTTTCCAGAACCTAGACTCCCCTACCCATTTACCTCTTGTCTGACtgagaaggaacagaaaacatatttacatTTGATGACTAAgtactcaaaaaaaataaaccattttcaACTTAATGTGGCAAGTCAAAGAGAATTATTCACGTATCTG cAAATGAAAGAAGTAGTAAACAATGAAATTGCAGAATTTATGAAATTTGCCCAAAACGCTGCAAAAAGCTGCGCCCAAGATTATGATGCCATCTCTGAAGATGCACTGCATTATACTGAG GAATTATTACGTGCTTGTATTGGACATGTGCAAAAGTATCCTGAGTTCTACACGCTCCAGGAGATCATGAGTATTATGGGAGGAAAGTTTCATACACAGTTGACCTTtaggctggaaaaaaatcttcttgtAATG GGTACAGCAAGACGTGGTAAAACAGATTTCCCTACCGTGCCTGTTCAACTGCCCACAGATTATAAAACTGTTACATCTATTAtaactccagaaaaaaaagcttctattATGCATGAC gaTATTAGTTCAgattcaaatgcagaaaaacttgCTTTGAAGTACTGTCCTCAAGTTGTTTTAAGTAATCAATCATTATTTACTTTACTGAATAATCATGGACTGAACTACAAGGAACAATGGGAAATTCCAGTTTGTATTAAGATGATCCCTGTTGCAG GTAGCGAACCAGCTAAAGTGGTTTATGTTGATTCACCCCTGCTGAGAAAGCAAATGACAGTAAGAGAGAGGAACCAAATCTTCCATGAAATTCCAATGGACTTCCTAGCAACTAAAACGTCTTATGTTTCAATTTCTGATGTGTTGATGGACAAACCAGCTGAGGACAGTCTGTTTCAGTGGGAT ATGTCTTCTGATACGTACCAGTACAGGAAGATTCCTCTTCCAGATGACACAGGGATGGACTTTGATGATGATGTTACGGAACTGGAAACTTTCGGAGCAACTGTCAAGCTCTCAAGAACTTCTAAGATGGAAAGTACTTTTCCTACAGTTAGTAACACTGCTAAAGTTTTATCACATGgcctaaaaatggggaaaaaaaatgcatccaCCATAAACAGTGGaggtgaagaagagaaaaacaccaTTTCTGAGCAGGGAGTTTCAGCATGTGCCAGCATGCAGCTTCCATCATTAGATGGCATTCTATGCTTCAGCCCTGAAGAAAATTCATCTCATAAAAGCTTTAATTCAGAGGAGGGAGGACTCAACAAAGCACAGCATGTCATGGCCAAAGAAGTATCGGGCAATGAAACAAAGTTAAATACTCAGTCTAATGCTGTTAATTACAAGAAAGAATCTGATGCTGCACAAAAAAATGAGACTTACACTTCTTTATGCAGTAGTGACACAGATGAAGAGCGTTTAATAATTGATACAGAATGTAAAAACACTGATTGTTGCAAAGCAACTGTACCAAACGCTATTTCTCATACTTCAGCAGAGACTGCCAAATCACCTTCCCCCACCCGGATTCCATTAGCAAGCATGACTGATTCCTCAGGTGTCACGGATCAGGGAAAAAATGCCTCCAGAAAGCCTACAAGAAAGTTGTCCAAAGAATTTGATCCTGTTggacagattttgaaaatgcaaactGAACTTCTCAAGTCGCCTTCCCAAAAAGCTCACGAGCAGCCAGTGGTGAGCTGTGATAATTCTAATGTTACGCCAGCCCATGTGCCTCAATCTCCAAAACCACTGGTGACCTCCAGCACAGAAACTGTGCCAGCCTCTGCCTCAAATCCCAACAGCTCGTCTAGGAATACCTGGACTTGGCTTTTTCAGGGAGTGCCAAAGA GAAAGCTGCCAAATGAACTTCAGATGCTTGAAGAAGACCCTTCAGAGTATAAAGCACCTCAGGATGGCAACCTTGTGTATAAGCTGTTCAGTCTGAATGATCTGTTGTTACTTGTGCGTTGCAGTGTGCAAAAAGTGAAGTCATTGCCACGataccataaaaagaaaaaagcccaaaag AATACCAAGCCTATTACGGTGTTGAAGCTCTTACAGAAAGTGAAGTATGTCAGTTGTGGACAGAGAGTATGTTGCATTCGGAATGCTTATTTTATATTG GACGCATTGATGCTTTTACATCAAAGCTTATTATGCTAG
- the ICE2 gene encoding little elongation complex subunit 2 isoform X2 yields the protein MRFLEGLAKMAAIEQLLTWDISPKNGSEVFFSHEIYDKYSLAPSLSELWHLSNREAKKNVEALANSSENRQTCSIQAAGPVEVEAKSTTDDHPFPEPRLPYPFTSCLTEKEQKTYLHLMTKYSKKINHFQLNVASQRELFTYLQMKEVVNNEIAEFMKFAQNAAKSCAQDYDAISEDALHYTEELLRACIGHVQKYPEFYTLQEIMSIMGGKFHTQLTFRLEKNLLVMGTARRGKTDFPTVPVQLPTDYKTVTSIITPEKKASIMHDDISSDSNAEKLALKYCPQVVLSNQSLFTLLNNHGLNYKEQWEIPVCIKMIPVAGSEPAKVVYVDSPLLRKQMTVRERNQIFHEIPMDFLATKTSYVSISDVLMDKPAEDSLFQWDMSSDTYQYRKIPLPDDTGMDFDDDVTELETFGATVKLSRTSKMESTFPTVSNTAKVLSHGLKMGKKNASTINSGGEEEKNTISEQGVSACASMQLPSLDGILCFSPEENSSHKSFNSEEGGLNKAQHVMAKEVSGNETKLNTQSNAVNYKKESDAAQKNETYTSLCSSDTDEERLIIDTECKNTDCCKATVPNAISHTSAETAKSPSPTRIPLASMTDSSGVTDQGKNASRKPTRKLSKEFDPVGQILKMQTELLKSPSQKAHEQPVVSCDNSNVTPAHVPQSPKPLVTSSTETVPASASNPNSSSRNTWTWLFQGVPKRKLPNELQMLEEDPSEYKAPQDGNLVYKLFSLNDLLLLVRCSVQKVKSLPRYHKKKKAQKLTPIFLLPKLEYQAYYGVEALTESEVCQLWTESMLHSECLFYIGRIDAFTSKLIMLEKISPEILREKLGLIKPANSLNILHHILKKVSEFLHCV from the exons agaggcaaagaaaaatgtggagGCATTGGCAAActcttcagaaaacagacagaCTTGTAGCATACAGGCTGCAGGTCCAGTTGAGGTGGAGGCTAAAAGCACAACTGATGATCATCCTTTTCCAGAACCTAGACTCCCCTACCCATTTACCTCTTGTCTGACtgagaaggaacagaaaacatatttacatTTGATGACTAAgtactcaaaaaaaataaaccattttcaACTTAATGTGGCAAGTCAAAGAGAATTATTCACGTATCTG cAAATGAAAGAAGTAGTAAACAATGAAATTGCAGAATTTATGAAATTTGCCCAAAACGCTGCAAAAAGCTGCGCCCAAGATTATGATGCCATCTCTGAAGATGCACTGCATTATACTGAG GAATTATTACGTGCTTGTATTGGACATGTGCAAAAGTATCCTGAGTTCTACACGCTCCAGGAGATCATGAGTATTATGGGAGGAAAGTTTCATACACAGTTGACCTTtaggctggaaaaaaatcttcttgtAATG GGTACAGCAAGACGTGGTAAAACAGATTTCCCTACCGTGCCTGTTCAACTGCCCACAGATTATAAAACTGTTACATCTATTAtaactccagaaaaaaaagcttctattATGCATGAC gaTATTAGTTCAgattcaaatgcagaaaaacttgCTTTGAAGTACTGTCCTCAAGTTGTTTTAAGTAATCAATCATTATTTACTTTACTGAATAATCATGGACTGAACTACAAGGAACAATGGGAAATTCCAGTTTGTATTAAGATGATCCCTGTTGCAG GTAGCGAACCAGCTAAAGTGGTTTATGTTGATTCACCCCTGCTGAGAAAGCAAATGACAGTAAGAGAGAGGAACCAAATCTTCCATGAAATTCCAATGGACTTCCTAGCAACTAAAACGTCTTATGTTTCAATTTCTGATGTGTTGATGGACAAACCAGCTGAGGACAGTCTGTTTCAGTGGGAT ATGTCTTCTGATACGTACCAGTACAGGAAGATTCCTCTTCCAGATGACACAGGGATGGACTTTGATGATGATGTTACGGAACTGGAAACTTTCGGAGCAACTGTCAAGCTCTCAAGAACTTCTAAGATGGAAAGTACTTTTCCTACAGTTAGTAACACTGCTAAAGTTTTATCACATGgcctaaaaatggggaaaaaaaatgcatccaCCATAAACAGTGGaggtgaagaagagaaaaacaccaTTTCTGAGCAGGGAGTTTCAGCATGTGCCAGCATGCAGCTTCCATCATTAGATGGCATTCTATGCTTCAGCCCTGAAGAAAATTCATCTCATAAAAGCTTTAATTCAGAGGAGGGAGGACTCAACAAAGCACAGCATGTCATGGCCAAAGAAGTATCGGGCAATGAAACAAAGTTAAATACTCAGTCTAATGCTGTTAATTACAAGAAAGAATCTGATGCTGCACAAAAAAATGAGACTTACACTTCTTTATGCAGTAGTGACACAGATGAAGAGCGTTTAATAATTGATACAGAATGTAAAAACACTGATTGTTGCAAAGCAACTGTACCAAACGCTATTTCTCATACTTCAGCAGAGACTGCCAAATCACCTTCCCCCACCCGGATTCCATTAGCAAGCATGACTGATTCCTCAGGTGTCACGGATCAGGGAAAAAATGCCTCCAGAAAGCCTACAAGAAAGTTGTCCAAAGAATTTGATCCTGTTggacagattttgaaaatgcaaactGAACTTCTCAAGTCGCCTTCCCAAAAAGCTCACGAGCAGCCAGTGGTGAGCTGTGATAATTCTAATGTTACGCCAGCCCATGTGCCTCAATCTCCAAAACCACTGGTGACCTCCAGCACAGAAACTGTGCCAGCCTCTGCCTCAAATCCCAACAGCTCGTCTAGGAATACCTGGACTTGGCTTTTTCAGGGAGTGCCAAAGA GAAAGCTGCCAAATGAACTTCAGATGCTTGAAGAAGACCCTTCAGAGTATAAAGCACCTCAGGATGGCAACCTTGTGTATAAGCTGTTCAGTCTGAATGATCTGTTGTTACTTGTGCGTTGCAGTGTGCAAAAAGTGAAGTCATTGCCACGataccataaaaagaaaaaagcccaaaag CTTACTCCAATATTCCTGTTGCCAAAACTAGAATACCAAGCCTATTACGGTGTTGAAGCTCTTACAGAAAGTGAAGTATGTCAGTTGTGGACAGAGAGTATGTTGCATTCGGAATGCTTATTTTATATTG GACGCATTGATGCTTTTACATCAAAGCTTATTATGCTAGAAAAGATTTCTCCAgaaattttaagagaaaaacttGGATTGATTAA GCCTGCAAATTCGTTAAATATACTTCATCACATTTTGAAGAAAGTGTCTGA GTTTCTGCACTGTGTGTGA